AGTCATCCTGGTTTTGCGCGGCCGTAAAGTGCTGCTCGATGAAGACTTGGCGTTCTTGTACGGGGTGGAGGTTAAAGTCCTCAACCAAGCCGTCAAACGGAATTCGGAGCGCTTCCCGGAAGACTTCATGTTTCATCTGACACCGGAGGAGGTCGATCGTCTAAGGTCACAAATTGTGACCTTAAAGACGGCGGGGCGCGGAACACACCGAAAATATTTGCCTTTCGCGTTCACCGAGCAAGGCGTCGCGATGCTGTCGAGCGTGCTGCGCAGCCCGCGCGCGGTGCAGGTGAACATCGAGATCATGCGGGCGTTCGTCCGCCTGCGGCAGATGCTCCTCGCGAACGCGGAGCTCGCAAAGAAGCTCACTGCGCACGAAAAGAAGTGTGACATCCAGTTCCGAGCCGTGTTCGACGCGATTCGCGAGCTTCGTGCTCCGCCCGTTCCCCCGAAGAAACCGATCGGATTCGACTCGACTCGCTAGCCACGCGACGGCTGCGCCGAAAAGGGCTCTGCCCTGGAGTCGAGGCCAACGGCCTTTCCGCCGCGAATGCGGCGTCATTCTTGCCGCGGGGCTCGCCCCCGCGGGGATCGGCTCAGCCGTCTCCGCCCTCTTCTTCCCCCTCCGCCTTGGGCGGCGGGATCGAGTCGCGGCGGCCGGTCTCGAGGAGCCACCTCGCGGCGCGGCGGGCCGGGCCGGAGCCGACGATGTACACGACGTCCTCCGGTGCGAGCGGCAGGTTCGGATCCGGCTCCTCGATGAGCGCCCCGGCCCTGCGGATCGACACGATGAGCGCGCCGGTCACCTCGCGCAGCTTGAGCCCCGCGATCGACTTGCCGCTCGCGAACGCCCCCTCCCGGACGAGGAACCGTTCTACCTTGAGCTCGGCGAGATCGTCCATCTCGCCGGCCCTCGAGCGCGGCACCGTGAGGCGCCTCGCGCTCGCGTGGGTCTTGGCCCGGACCTCGCGGATCCGCTCGTCGATGACGTTGCGCGCCACGCCGAGATCGCGCAACACGCGCACCACGATCTCGACCCCGGCCTCGACCTCCTGCACCACGACGTCGCTCGCACCGAGCGTCTTGAGCGTCCCGTGGTCCGAGAGGAACCGACACCGGAGAATGACCGGCGTCTCGGGCGCGTACAGCTTGATGGCGTTCACGGTGGTGCGGGCCGCGCGCGGATCGTTGATCACGACGACGACCTGCCGCGCGAACTCCACGCGGGCGTGGGCGAGCGCCTCCCGGCTCGTCGCGTCGCCGTAGTACACCGGCTCGTTGGCGTCGCGCGCGCGGCGCACGGTCTCGGCGTTCAGCTCGAGCGCGAGGTACGGGAAGCCGCTCTTGTTGAGCGCCTGCGCGAGGAGCTGGCCGGTGAACCCGTAGCCGACGATCACGACGTGCCCCTCGAGCCCCGTGTGCTCCTGCGCCGGCTCGTCGATGCCGCGCGCGCCCAGGGCCCGGGCCAGCGGCCGCAGGAGCGCCTCCCCGGCCGTGAGGTGCGGCGCCGCTCGGACCGCGAGCGGCGTCACGAACATGCTGATCACGCCGGCCGCGAGCACGATCGAGCTCTCCTCGGCCGTGGCGAGCCCGACCTTCTCGCCGAACTGGATGAGCACGAACCCGAACTCGCCGAACTGGGCGAGCCCGACGCCCGTGAGGAACGCCGCGCGCGCCGGGAACCGCATGAGGAGCGCGGTGAGCGCCGCGAGGATCCCCTTGCCGACGAGGAGCACGCCGAGCACGAGGCAGACCGCCCCCGGGTGCGCGAGGATCACCTTCGGCTCGAACAGCATGCCGAGCGAGACGAAGAAGATGCTCATCAGCACGTCGCGCATCGGCAGGACGTCGCTGAACGCGCGGTGCCCGTAATCGGTCTCGGCGATCACGAGACCGGCGAGGAACGCGCCGAGCTCGAGCGACAGCCCGGCCGCCGACGTGAGCCAGGCCGTGCCGCCGCACACGGCGAGCACCGCGAGCACGAACGTCTCCCGGTTGCGGCCCGCGTCGACGAGGGAGAAGAGGCGCGGCACGATCAGCTTCGAGAGGGCGATCGCCGCGACGACCATGGCGGCCGCCTTGCCGAGCGCGATCCCGACGTCGAGCAGCGCGCCGGCGTTCCCCGAGGAGCCCGACGTCGCGAGGATCGGGATGATGAGCACCATCGGCACGACGCAGAGGTCCTGGAACACGAGGGTTCCCATCACGAGCCGGCCATGCGGCGCGTCCACCTCGCCGCGCTCCGACAGCGCGCGCAGCACGATCGCGGTGCTCGACAGGGAGAGCGCGAAGCCGAACAGCAGCCCCTTCTGCACCGACAAGCCGAACGCCAGCGAGAGCAGCAGCACCGCGCCGACCGTGAGCGAGACCTGCAGGAGCCCGCCGAAGGCGACGAGCTTCCAGATGCGGCCGAGGCGCGACAGGGAGAACTCGAGGCCGATGGAGAACAGCAGGATCACCACGCCGACGTGAGCGAGGTTCTGGATGTTCTCGCTGCTGCCGACGAAGCCGAGCCCGAACGGGCCGATCAGCGCGCCCGCGGCGAGCAGCCCGGCGATCGACGGGAGGCGCAGCCGCTCGAACAGCACCGAGACCACGGCACCCACGCAGATGACGACGACGATGTTCTCGAGGATCCCCATCGCGCCCGTTCGCTAGCGCCGCATCGCGCCTTCGACTTCGGCGACCCTCTTGGGGATCGGCTTGCC
This window of the Pseudomonadota bacterium genome carries:
- a CDS encoding ORF6N domain-containing protein; the encoded protein is MVQPELVPLEHVERVILVLRGRKVLLDEDLAFLYGVEVKVLNQAVKRNSERFPEDFMFHLTPEEVDRLRSQIVTLKTAGRGTHRKYLPFAFTEQGVAMLSSVLRSPRAVQVNIEIMRAFVRLRQMLLANAELAKKLTAHEKKCDIQFRAVFDAIRELRAPPVPPKKPIGFDSTR
- a CDS encoding cation:proton antiporter, whose translation is MGILENIVVVICVGAVVSVLFERLRLPSIAGLLAAGALIGPFGLGFVGSSENIQNLAHVGVVILLFSIGLEFSLSRLGRIWKLVAFGGLLQVSLTVGAVLLLSLAFGLSVQKGLLFGFALSLSSTAIVLRALSERGEVDAPHGRLVMGTLVFQDLCVVPMVLIIPILATSGSSGNAGALLDVGIALGKAAAMVVAAIALSKLIVPRLFSLVDAGRNRETFVLAVLAVCGGTAWLTSAAGLSLELGAFLAGLVIAETDYGHRAFSDVLPMRDVLMSIFFVSLGMLFEPKVILAHPGAVCLVLGVLLVGKGILAALTALLMRFPARAAFLTGVGLAQFGEFGFVLIQFGEKVGLATAEESSIVLAAGVISMFVTPLAVRAAPHLTAGEALLRPLARALGARGIDEPAQEHTGLEGHVVIVGYGFTGQLLAQALNKSGFPYLALELNAETVRRARDANEPVYYGDATSREALAHARVEFARQVVVVINDPRAARTTVNAIKLYAPETPVILRCRFLSDHGTLKTLGASDVVVQEVEAGVEIVVRVLRDLGVARNVIDERIREVRAKTHASARRLTVPRSRAGEMDDLAELKVERFLVREGAFASGKSIAGLKLREVTGALIVSIRRAGALIEEPDPNLPLAPEDVVYIVGSGPARRAARWLLETGRRDSIPPPKAEGEEEGGDG